A segment of the Bacillus sp. es.034 genome:
TCTCCAGCATCCGAATTCCTTGGCTGCGGAGATGGCGCAAACTGTAAGTATGTCTCAAGAAAAGTTTGAACACCAAAATTCGTTAATGCACTTCCGAAGAAGACTGGAGATAATTCTCCATTTGCAATGCGTTCACGGGAAAACTGGTTTCCAGCTTCATTCAGCAACAATACATCTTCAAGAGTCTGATGATAGAGATTGCTTTCTTTAAGAGGGTGCTCTCCCTCAATTTCACCTTCATCATTTAATGGAATAAAGCGATCATCTTCTTCTACCCGAAATTGCTCGATGCGATTATGGAAGCGGTCATAAATTCCTAAGAATTCTTTCCCCATTCCTATCGGCCAGTTCATTGGATAAGATTGAATTCCCAATACTTCTTCAAGCTCTTCCAATAACTCAAGTGGTTCACGCCCTTGGCGATCAAGCTTATTGATGAAGGTGAAGATTGGAATGCCTCTCATTCGACAAACTTTGAATAGTTTCAAGGTTTGTGCTTCAATCCCTTTCGCTGAATCGATGATCATCACAGCACTGTCAACAGCCATCAATGTTCTATAGGTATCTTCGGAAAAGTCCTGGTGACCAGGTGTATCCAGGATATTCACCCGGTAATCATCATAATCGAAGGCCATGACAGAAGAAGTGACAGAAATTCCTCTCTGCTTCTCGATTTCCATCCAGTCAGATGTTGCAAACTTACCTGATTTCTTTCCTTTAACTGTTCCAGCGGCGCGAATCGCACCTCCGAATAATAGTAGCTGTTCTGTTAAGGTTGTTTTCCCAGCATCCGGGTGGGAAATGATGGCGAAAGTCCGTCTTGACTGAACTTCCTGTATAAAGTCTATTTTCATTCATAAAATCCTTTCTCGTCATTCTCACTTTCTCATCATATTCGTTCTAAAGTAACAATGCAACAAAGAATGGAGCAAGAAGCCACGGTTTACCGCTTTCAAGAATAATAAGTTCAGGGTGCATCGTTTGTTACATCTCCTTGGTCCATTGGACGATTCGTGAACTTAACGTCTCAGCTGTTTCCTGTGGGATCCTTTCCACTAATGAATGGAGCAATTTTGATTGAATTTCTTCATCCTGATAAAAGAAAGAATACGACCATTCAATCGCAGGTACAGCAATCAGAAAGAACTCTTCCTTCTTGTTTTCATAAATATATACTTTTTGTTCCAAGCCTTCCAAAAAATTTTTTCTGATCTTCATTATTGTATCCCCTTTCATGAAAACGCTGTATTTGCGCATACTATTGACGATGTTGTCCGTACAACTTTCGACAAATCTTGCAATTGTAGGTTGTCAGACGTCTGAAAGAATTGTAAAATAAAAATCCGAAAGCATCAAGTTCCAATCATACTTATCGAAGAGGTGAAAGAAGTGCAATATTTATGGGGTATCATGGGTATCATTGTCGTTATGGGAATTGCTTTTGCATTTTCTAAGAACAAAAAGCGGGTTAATGTCAGAACAGTCCTTGGAGGACTTGCCATACAGTTATTTTTCGCTTTTATCGTGTTAAAGACCTCTTGGGGACAGGGCGCACTTAAAGGATTGACCGAAGTGGTGAATGCCATCATCAATTATTCCAACGAGGGGATCACCTTCCTTTTTGGAGGACTTTACACTGAGGAATCAAACATAGCGTTCATTTTTGCATTCAATGTACTTCCTGTCGTTATTTTCTTCTCTGCTTTAATCTCGGTTCTTTATTATCTTAAAATCATGCAATTTTTCATTAAGATTTTAGGCGGCGGTTTGTCTAAACTGTTGGGAACAAGGAAAGCGGAATCTTTGTCTGCCGCAGCGAATATTTTTGTCGGACAAACAGAAGCACCATTAGTGGTAAGACCTTTCTTAGCAAAAATGACTGAATCAGAACTTTTCGCCGTCATGACAGGAGGATTGGCATCAGTTGCAGGTTCTGTCCTTGTCGGTTATTCTCTTTTAGGAGTTCCACTTGAATACCTACTTGCTGCAAGCTTCATGGCTGCACCTGCGGGACTTGTCATGGCCAAGTTATTTGTGCCTGAAACGGATGATTCTCCGGAACCTGAAGCGTTTGAAATGGAAGCGGATTCGGAATCAGCCAATGTGATCGATGCTGCTGCCAATGGGGCCAGTGTAGGTCTGCAACTTGCTTTGAACATTGGAGCTATGCTACTTGCATTCATCGCTCTTGTCGCCATGATCAATGGCTTACTTGGATTAGTAGGCGGGTGGTTTGGGTTTGACAGCCTTTCACTTCAGCTTATTCTTGGGTATGTATTTGCACCTCTTGCCTTTGCAATCGGTGTACCATGGCATGAAGCCGTTACAGCAGGAAACTTCATCGGGCAGAAGCTAGTCATTAATGAATTTGTAGCGTATTCAGCTTTTGCTCCGGAAATCGGAAACCTATCTGATAAAACAGTAGCAATCATTTCATTCGCTCTTTGTGGATTTGCGAATCTTTCTTCCCTGGGAATATTACTGGGAGGACTCGGAAACCTCGCACCAAATCGCAGGGGTGATATTGCCCGTTTAGGATTAAGAGCAGTCGCTGCAGGTGCACTTGCTTCATTATTGAGTGCTGCCATTGCCGGGATGTTCATTTAATTCACCGTTTCATCAAAGAAGCCATCCACTAGCGGATGGCTTCTTTTTCTTTATATGATGTAGGATGTCCCGGCATGAACAGTGCACCATTTGCTAGGCAGATTCTTTTTTTGCCCGCTTTCTTCGCTTGATACAATCGTTCATCGGCAAGTGCGATCAGCCTTTCAGGTTCCAGGGATTCGGTTGATTGAGACTGACCGAAGCTCATGGAAATGGCTATGGGATCCAAATCTTTCAACTGTCCGTATAGTTCCTGAAGAAACCGTTGAATGTTACGCTCCTCCATATGGGGTAAGATAAAGACAAACTCTTCTCCTCCATACCTGAAGGCCTGCCCATTGTATGCTTCGGCATGTAAACGGAAGACTTCCCCCGTTTTCCGAATGACATCATCCCCTGTCAAATGACCGTACTCATCATTCACCTTTTTGAAATCATCTATATCTCCCAGTAATAGCAAAAAGGATTCCTTCTCTTCCAATTTGCTTCTGAATCTTTCCTGAAACGAACGATGATTAAACAGTCCTGATAAATAGTCCTTATGGGCTAGGTTATGGTAGGCTTCTTTCTGGACATATTGAGCACGCTCTCTTAACATGATCAATGCTCCAAATAAACCGATGATCCAGAGAAAGAACAAGTTGGACGTCAAAGTGAAATAATGCTGAAATTGAAAGATGTCGACTGTCATAAAGCCCATCACAGCATAGGCTACACTGAAAACAGACAGGGAGACGAGTGCACCCTTCGTCCTCCAGTAAATTGTTGCGTGCATCACGAAAAGAATGGATATGGGATAAAGGGGACTATGTATCCCCTGTGATAAGACCATCAGCCAAATCAATGCCAGAAAATCAAAGACGATCCCCGCCTTCAGTATGAATTGAAGACTCTGATTGTCCTCCCTCGCCCGTATCAATGCAATTTGAGTCACCAGCATATAAATGATTCCTGATACCAATAAATAAGGAAAGACCGTTTTGTTCGTTGAAATATTTTCTGAAAATGGAGGTATGTAAAAGATGAGCGTGGCGATCAGGACAAACAGCCATCTCAAAGTGGAAAACAATTTTTCTGTTTCATAGTCATTTAAATATAACGAAAACTTCATACGCTTCATTCTCTCATCTTTTAATGTGTACTTTAAATTTACCAAAGATTGTGAATTTCGTCTATCCTCATCCACAAAAAAACAGACCAACATTTGTCGTATTGGTCTGTTCCACAATCGATATTATTCAGATATGCCGTATTTGAGCTGGCTTTCTTCCGCAGCAATCTCTTTATCGCTGTGGGGATATTTTGTATTCTCGATAATTTGATAGTCCTCATGGCCTTTTCCCGCGAAGATGATGATATCTCCCGGTTCACTGACTTCGATGGCATGTTTGACGGCTTCAGCACGATCCCCGATGAGGGCATATTGCTCATGCTGCATGCCTTTTTCCAGATCGTTCAAAATGCTATCATATTCTTCATACCTTGGGTCATCCGTAGTCAGAATGACGTAGTCTGCGAGTGATGCTTTTTCTGCCATTGTCGGACGTTTTGTCTTATCACGGTTTCCACCTGTACCGACCAGGAAGATGATTTTATTCTCCTTGAACGGAAGAACAGATTGGATGGCATTTTCAATGGCATCAGGTGTATGGGCATAATCGATGTACACAGAAAGCGGTGCCTTCATGTCTACCTTCTCCATTCGCCCATTAACCGGAGGCAGGTCGCGGATGATTTCCACGAGTCTTGTGATGTCCATCCCCCTTGCATACAGACATGCCATGGCAGTCAGTACATTATAGACATTGAATTTCCCTAAGAGCTTCATTTCGACCTCAAAGCTTCCTTCGGGTGAATTCAACGTGAACTTCGTCCTATCATTGAAGTATTCAATATCCACCGCCTTGAAGTCTGCATGAGCGTCAAGCCCGTAACTGATGACTTCATGTGGAGTCATGTAGCTGTAACGGTGATACCATTCATCATCGGCATTCAGGATGACATACTTTGGATTTTGAAGATCCTGCCCCAACTGGGAGAATAAAAGACCTTTTGCATATCCGTAATGCTCCATCGTCCCATGATAATCCAAGTGATCATGACTTAAGTTTGTGAATGCAACAACATCAAAATCGATTCCCCATAATCTACCGAGCGCCAGTCCGTGAGAGGATACTTCCAGGGTGAAGTTTTCAATCTTCCGGTCCAATGCACTTTGCATCATCTGTTGATTCGTTAAATTATCACATGTCGTATTTTCACTAGGCAGTAATTCACCATTCAGGTTAAACCCGATCGTCCCGGATAAAGCAGAACTCTGACCGGACCGTTTAAAAATGGAATGGATCAGATTACTGACCGTGGTCTTTCCGTTTGTGCCCGTCACACCGAAAACGGTAAGTTTCTGAGAAGGATAATCATAATATTTATTCGATAATTGAGCCAGGGCTTTGAAAGTATCTTTTACTACGACTAATGCCGCTTTACTTAAATCAATATCAAGCTGCTTTTCAGCCACGATTAAGGTCGCACCTTTTTCAACGGCCATTGCAGCGAAATCATGCCCATCCACTGTGTACCCTCTCGTACATACAAACATGGTGCCTTCTGTCACTTTCCTGGAATCGACGTGAATATCCGTTATTTCGGAAGGCAATTCACCGTATACCGTTTTTAATTTAATGCTCTCTAACAGATTATATGTAATCATTCTTTTACCTCATTTTAAGTTAATTATGTTTTTATTTTATCTTATCATCTTAGCTTTGATAAGAGAAATACCTCCTAAAATCAAAACAAATTTTTCTCACACAAATGTCACCATACCCCGTTTACATTTGCGTGAAACAAAAAAAGTCTTCCATCACCCGGTAATAAGATGATGGAAGACTGCTTGTTCATTCAATGACCATCTTGGATTGAACATAATGCCAAAGCAGATTTTCCGTATGAAGAAGGGAAGATTCATGTGTGCGTTCGTATGCATGAGACGCATCGATCCCTGCCCCTATCAATCCATGGACAATATCAAACCCTGCCCGTATGGCAGCGGAGGCATCCGATCCATAGTAGGGATAAATATCCACTTTATATTCAATCCCATTCTCTTCAGCCAATGAGACTAAATGTTTTCTCAGTCCATAGTGATATGGTCCGCTTGAATCCTTCGCACAAATCGATACGGTGAACTCATCCGTGGATTGACCGTCACCGATCGCACCCATATCGACTGCAAGATATTCAATCGTCTCGTCAGGAATATTTGAATTTCCGCCATAACCAATTTCTTCATTATTTGAAATCAGGAAATGGGTCGTATAAGGAAGCGTGATTCCTTCCGATTGAATGTGGCGTATTAACTGCATAAGCATGCCTACACTCGCTTTATCATCCAGGTGACGGGATTTTATGAACCCGCTTTCCGTGATTTCAGCACGGGGATCAAATGATACGAAATCCCCCACTTCTATTCCCAGCTCTTTTACATCTGCGGCATTGCTTACTTTTTCATCGATCCGAACTTCTATATTCGTTTCGTCGCGTTTCGCTTCACCTGCATTTTTGTAGACATGGACAGAGGTTTGATGCATGAGGATCGTTCCACTGTAGGTTTTACCTGTAGCTGTTTCAATCCTGCAGTACTCCCCTTCCACCGCATTCCATCTGAATCCACCAATCATGGACAACCGTAAACGCCCATCACTCTTGATTTCCTTGACCATGGCACCCAATGCATCGACATGTGCCGTCAGCATTCGATGCCTCGATGTATCTTCACCAGGCAGGGTGATGATGAGTGCACCCTTTCGATTCCTTTTCATTTCCACCTGTAAATCCGTGAAATATTCCTCCACAAAATTCATGATCGTATCCGTGTTTCCTGAAGGACTTGGAATTTCCACCAGTTCCTTTATTAATTGAATGGTTTTCTTCGTATCTGGATATGTATTCATTTGACTCCCTCCCTTCCCATATTATACCGTCATCTGCAACAGGACTACAAATGCTGTTTACCGAATATTCCACCGAATGCCCCTGGATTTCTTCATGCCTTCCCTTTCGAACTTCTTTCGTTTCTTCTTAATGAATGGGTGAAGGAACCCACATTGATCACAACTGTACATGACCATATCCCCTTCCACTCTCTGTCCAGTGACGTTCCATCTTGATTCTCCATACCCTTCATTCATATATAATTCGTTTTCCGTCAAGCTGCAATGACCGCAATACAAACACCCATTAAACAATTTTCCCACCGCCCCTTTTTGTACATGCCTATGAAAAGAACGGGAATACTATGAAAGGATTTGGAAAAAAGTTTAATCAACCTCCCTTTCTGCCTGCCCTACCCACATGTTAAAAATAAAGGAGTGATAACGTGAACTCATCAACATTAGACCGTTTACCACAAGGTAAAAAGCACCCCAAAGGTCTTTACCTTTTATTCTTTACAGAACTATGGGAACGGTATAGTTACTATGGAATGAGGGCCCTGCTCGTTCTTTACTTAACGACAGCCTTCGTAAGCGGAGGCTTGGGAGTGGATCCTGCAAAAGCGTTGTCCATTTATGGTATTTATACCGGCAGTGTTTATTTCACCCCTATATTAGGAGGATGGCTGACGGATCGATACATCGGGCTGAGAAAGGCGATCACCATTGGAGGAATCACCATGGCATGTGGAGATTTCACCATTTTCCTGACTCACTCCCAAATCGGCTTATATGCAGGACTTGCCCTCCTCGTTCTTGGGAACGGTTTTTTTAAACCGAATATTTCCACCCTCGTAGGGGAGCTATACCCACGGAACGATAAACGAAAAGATGCCGCCTTTACCATATTCTATATGGGAATCAACCTGGGAGCATTATTTGCTCCACTCATTGCAGGTTTTCTTGCAGAGGACCTGTTCCTCACCACCATGGCGGACGGAACGATGCATTATGGATTCAAATGGGCATTCCTTGCCTCCTCCATCGGAATGATCATTGGGCAGATCATCTTCAGTGCTTTGAACAATAAATATCTTGGCGACGTCGGTTTGAAGCCGAATAAGGTATTGGCAGAAGAAGCCAATGAAGACAGGGATGTGCCTTTGACCAAGAAGGAAAAGCAGCGTACTACGGCCATTCTCATCCTTGCATGCTTTGTCGTATTTTTCTGGGCGGGGTTTGAACAGGCCGGGAGTTCATTCACTCTCTATACAAAAAATTTCATCGATCGTGACGTGTTCGGTTATACCATTCCCGTTGCGTGGTTCCAATCCGTCAATCCATTATTCATCGTCATCCTTGCACCGATCCTCTCAAGTGTCTGGTTACGACTTTCCCGATCGAAAAAGGGAGATTTAAATATGACGACGAAAATGGGGATCGGAATGATCCTACTCGGCCTGGGATTCATGGTCCTCATTCCTGCAGTCATGCAAACCGGGTCCGATGAACAAAGCATCACAGTAAAAGCCAATCTCCTGTTCATCGTTTTTACGTATTTGCTTCACACATTAGGAGAATTATTTCTGTCCCCTGTCGGATTGTCTCTCGTCAGTAAAGTCGCCCCCGTGAAGATCGCCTCTCTCCTGATGGGGGTGTGGATGGCTGCGATCGGGGTGGCAAGCTTACTTGCAGGTCAACTTGCTTCACTCACCGCGACTCTCGGGTATTTAGAAATATTCGCCGTCATAGGGGCAACTGCCATCATTTTGGGAATAGTACTATTGACCATTTCGAAGAAGCTCGTAGTCATGATGCGTGAAGAGAACCACCTATCATAAATAGAAATCGCCCGGCACCAATGCCGGGCGATTTCTATTTTAATGTTTTCTTCGCCACACTACCGTTCAACAAGCCCCCGATCAACAGGATGGTTGAGGATATATAAAACCAAACCACCAGCGTAATGACACTCCCCAACTGACCGTAAAATTGGGAATAATCATTCAACTTCACATAAGTTCCATACAGCCACGATACTCCCTGCCACCCGAATGCCGCAACCAGTGCGCCAGGGATGACATGGAGAAATGATATCCTCTTACTTGGGACGACCATATACAGAAAGACAAAGAGGATGAACATGAAAACAGAGCTCAATCCCCATTTGCCGATCACCCAGGCCTGACTCCACTCACCGTTAATTTTACCTTCTGTAAATCGTGCATGACGGACATACTCCTCGACAACCGGTACGATAAGGGAAAACGAAATGAGGACCATGAATCCGACCGTCAATAAAAGATCATAAAACAATGCGATTAAAAAGGGTTTCTTCCTTTCGATCCCGTATGCCTGATTCAACGAACGTACCATCGATTGGACCGCCATCGAAGAAAGCCAGAAGGTGAAGAAAATGGAAACCGACAAGACGTCCCCTCTCTGGTCATATAGAATGCGTTCAATATTATCCTGGATGATGGCGTATGATTTATCAGGGGCAAAAGGTTTGATCAAGAGCAGCACATTGGTCTCAGATATGGGCAGATAACTGATTAATGAAAACACGAAAAGCAAAAATGGGAAAATGGATAACAATAAGTAATAGGCCAACTGCGCTGAGTGATCGAAGAAGCGTTCCTTGAAAAATCGAACAGTCACCGTCTTAATATGATGTATGATATTCATGGTTTTAACTCCTAGGCAGGAAAAGATACTATTATTTTCCCCTTTAAGATCCGATTCAATCCTCTTTGAACCGTTTTACTGAATTCATCGACCAAATGGCGCATCCTTCCATCCCCATTCAAAAAATACCGAGCTTAAAACCGAGGGAGGATTTACGTGCTCCCTTCAAGAAATATATATAAAAGGGGATCAATCAGTTGCATCTCTGAATCCACACAGAAGAAAGGGAGAATCTTTATGGTTAACAAGAACGATTCCATGGGGAATGAAGAAGTATATACGGATTTTATCAATAGGATGACATATGGTGAATATCTGGGGCTTGATACGTTATTGGGCAGTCAAAAGCGTTTATCCGGTCACCACGATGAAATGCTGTTCATTATCATCCACCAAGTCAGTGAACTATGGATGAAACTGATCCTGCATGAAACCAGGGCAAGCATCGCCTCCATTCAAAAAGGCGAACTGTCCCCGGCATTTAAAATGCTTGCCAGGGTTTCAAAGATACAATCCCAGATCATCCATGCATGGGACGTGTTATCGACCCTCACTCCATCAGAGTATGTCCAATTCAGGGACAGCCTTGGTCAAGCCTCCGGGTTTCAATCATATCAATACAGGATGATTGAATTCGCCCTGGGATATAAAACCAGCCATGTTCTTCAAATTTACAAAAAAGATCCGGAATTATTAGCCCAGCTTACCGAAGCCTATGAGGCCCCTTCCCTTTATGATGTTTCCATCCTTGCTTTGGCGGGTGCCGGGTTGCCTATTCATGAAGATGTGAAGAATCGTGATTATACAAAACCCTACAGTGAAGACCAGTCGGTACTTGAAGCCTGGACGACCGTCTATAAGAATCCAGATCAATATTGGGACCTTTATGAGTTGGCTGAAAAATTAATCGACATTGAGGATTGGCTTCAGCAATGGCGGTTCCGCCATATGAAAACAGTCGAAAGAATCATCGGTCACAAAATGGGGACCGGTGGCTCAAGCGGTGTCGGGTATTTGAAAAAAGTGCTTGACCACCGCTTTTTCCCTGAGCTTTGGAATGTGCGCACGACCCTTTGATTCAGCTTTTACACATACTATTTTAAACGTTTTTAGAATACATGCACTATTCACATTCCTTTAGCCTATTTTTATTAATGGAAGTCCTCAGGGTTGCCATAAATAAAATTACCTGATAATATGTAATAGAATTATTTTTGTTCGGAATGGAAGGATGGACAAAGTTTTTAAAGCTTTTCGCCTTGAAGTTACATGAGCAAGAATAGTAATACATTGTGTGGAGAACACACGAGGAGGTAACATTATGTTAGAAGGTACAGTTAAATGGTTTAACGCAGAAAAAGGTTTCGGATTCATCGAGCGCGAAGGTGGAGACGACGTGTTCGTACACTTCTCAGCTATTCAAGGCGAAGGATTCAAAACTTTAGAAGAAGGTCAAAAAGTTTCTTTTGAAATCGTTCAAGGAAACCGTGGAGACCAAGCAGCTAACGTTACTAAAGCATAATTTATGCTTACGGAAAGACTCTACTCTGTAGAGTCTTTTTTCTTTGCCATCCACTCACATAGTGTATACAATATTCTTAACTAGTTTTCTGGGAGGATTCTATGTATGGCAAAACACTCGTTTCATATCTCGACTGAATGGCCGGGTCTCAGGAATGATACAGGCACCTTGAGCTCGGAACATTTTCATACGAAAATTTCGATCCCACCTGAAATGGACGGTCCAGGGATCGGGACAAATCCTGATGAAATGCTCCTTGGAGCTGCGGCTACCTGTTATATCATCACGCTTGCAGCGATGCTGGAAAGAAGCCATATAGAAAAAAAAGACTTAACCATGACTTCCGAAGGAATTGTAGAGGTAGAAAAAGGGGTCATCACGTATAAAGAAATCATTCATCGGCCAATCCTGTCACTCGGTTCTACTGCCAGTGAGAAAGACATTGCACTTTCCAAGAAATTAATGCTGAAAGCTGAACAGTCATGCATGATCACCCGTGCCCTCATGGGAAATGTATTGGTGAAGGTAGATCCAGAAATACATATGTAGCAAACAAAGAAGGGCATCCGACCGGATGCCCTTCTTTGTTTGCTCACGACTCTGCGTGAACAAGTTTCACGAGCATATGTGAAAGCATATGCTGTTCGTCTTTATTTCCCGCTTTCCATAATTCATATAACAGCTTCTCTTCCCTGTTTTTCGGTTCTTCATGAGCTGCAAGATAGTCCCCTACCTTCTGTGCTGCCTTTGCCTGCTGCTCTTCATTCATCCCAAGCTTATCTGCTAAGGAAACCTTGTCACCTAAGTATTTTTTGAAATGATCAAAGTTTGAAAGAATGTCCTCTTTTTTGTCCTGGGACATGCGATCCATTGTACTGTCTACCTTCGACTCCATCTTTTCTTCTGTAGAATGATTTGCCATGCAGCCAACCTCTCCTCTCACTAATCTACTATGTATATTCCCAGCAGTGGAATTACTAAACCTTTATTTTCTTTTATTTGGAAAATACACTCGACTCTCTCTGTATAGTTTATTTCCTGCACGTAATGTGTAAACAATACGGAGATAAAGCTAAACAACTTTTAAGGAGGACAAATGAGTATGAGTTCAAAGAAGGTAGCGATCATTACGGGAGCAAGCA
Coding sequences within it:
- a CDS encoding DUF3243 domain-containing protein; this translates as MANHSTEEKMESKVDSTMDRMSQDKKEDILSNFDHFKKYLGDKVSLADKLGMNEEQQAKAAQKVGDYLAAHEEPKNREEKLLYELWKAGNKDEQHMLSHMLVKLVHAES